A single region of the Marinobacter salinus genome encodes:
- a CDS encoding energy transducer TonB family protein: protein MRLELIPPGTVASQTIAPAPTPEKIEIRNPRFEIAPAGAPSSGSKVIAGSSEMRATEQEPPPPEPARQPPAKPSPTTPTASNPHTPASKSGSQNTLAEVQPKEALTQITESPTEQDPYLVRLAVHLGRELEKLRVPAISRLDQTARMEIQLQLLDNGALTRSRILKSTGIEGIDDAAYRASLAASPYPEPPTDKENQNRFEVELVFSPKRL from the coding sequence ATGCGCTTGGAGCTGATTCCTCCCGGAACCGTTGCAAGCCAGACAATCGCTCCCGCACCCACCCCGGAAAAGATCGAAATTCGTAATCCCCGGTTTGAGATAGCGCCGGCGGGGGCTCCTTCCTCTGGCTCAAAGGTTATTGCAGGCTCTTCGGAGATGCGTGCCACTGAACAAGAGCCACCCCCCCCTGAACCCGCAAGACAGCCTCCAGCGAAGCCGTCGCCAACAACACCCACAGCCAGCAATCCCCATACACCTGCGTCAAAATCGGGCAGCCAGAATACGTTGGCCGAGGTGCAACCCAAAGAAGCCCTGACCCAAATCACAGAATCCCCCACAGAGCAGGATCCCTACCTGGTTAGACTGGCGGTGCATCTTGGACGGGAACTGGAGAAACTGCGAGTGCCCGCAATAAGCCGGCTTGATCAGACCGCAAGAATGGAGATACAGCTTCAGCTACTGGACAATGGCGCCCTGACACGGTCTCGAATTCTTAAATCGACGGGCATTGAGGGGATAGATGATGCAGCATACCGCGCTTCTCTTGCCGCCAGCCCGTATCCAGAGCCTCCCACCGACAAGGAAAACCAAAACCGTTTCGAGGTTGAACTGGTGTTTTCCCCGAAACGGCTTTGA
- the grxD gene encoding Grx4 family monothiol glutaredoxin, with product MDINETIKSQLNDNPVILYMKGSPQAPQCGFSAKTVQALMACGERFAFVNILDNQELREALKVYSSWPTYPQLYINGELVGGCDIILEMSESGELAKMVKEAAKQAEA from the coding sequence ATGGACATTAACGAAACCATCAAGAGCCAGCTCAATGATAATCCGGTTATCCTCTACATGAAGGGTAGTCCTCAGGCTCCGCAGTGTGGATTCTCAGCTAAAACCGTTCAGGCGCTGATGGCTTGTGGCGAGCGTTTTGCATTCGTCAATATTCTGGATAATCAGGAGCTGCGCGAAGCGCTTAAGGTCTATTCCAGCTGGCCAACCTACCCACAGCTGTATATCAACGGTGAGCTTGTTGGTGGTTGCGACATCATTCTGGAAATGTCCGAGAGCGGCGAACTGGCTAAAATGGTGAAAGAGGCTGCGAAACAGGCTGAAGCCTGA